Proteins co-encoded in one Trueperella abortisuis genomic window:
- the tgt gene encoding tRNA guanosine(34) transglycosylase Tgt, producing the protein MFSLESRLDGTLARTGTIHTPHGTIHTPAFIPVGTKATVKSTLPESVKELGAQAVLSNAYHLYLQPGSDVVDEAGGLGAFMNWDGPTYTDSGGFQVMSLGSGFKKVLSDEFSGKTVADDAVAPGKERLANVDDDGVWFRSHLNGDKHRFTPEISMRIQHELGADIIFAFDELTTLMNTRPYQEEALERTRLWAQRCLAEHKRLTEARAGKPYQQLFGVIQGAQYEDLRRKAARDLGSMEVDGQRFDGFGIGGALEKENLSTITAWVSEELPEDRARHMLGISEPDDFFACIESGADTFDCVNPSRVARNAAIYAPTGRFNVTRAEFKRDFGPLVEGCTCYTCQNYTRAYIHHLFKAKEMLSATLCTIHNEHFTVHLVDQIRASIVEGTYWEFKADTLGRFYGGAGPLAK; encoded by the coding sequence ATGTTTAGCCTCGAATCCCGCCTGGATGGCACGCTCGCGCGCACGGGCACCATCCACACCCCGCACGGCACCATCCACACCCCCGCCTTCATCCCCGTGGGCACGAAGGCGACGGTCAAGTCAACCCTGCCCGAGTCGGTGAAGGAGCTGGGTGCGCAGGCGGTGCTGTCGAACGCCTATCACCTCTACCTGCAGCCGGGTTCGGACGTCGTCGACGAGGCGGGCGGCCTGGGCGCGTTTATGAACTGGGACGGCCCCACCTACACGGACTCGGGCGGCTTCCAGGTGATGAGCCTGGGGTCGGGTTTCAAGAAGGTGCTCTCGGACGAGTTCTCGGGCAAGACCGTTGCCGACGACGCGGTGGCGCCGGGCAAGGAGCGCCTCGCCAACGTCGACGACGACGGCGTCTGGTTCCGCTCCCACCTCAACGGCGACAAGCACCGCTTCACCCCGGAGATCTCGATGCGGATCCAGCACGAGCTGGGGGCGGACATCATCTTCGCGTTCGACGAGCTGACGACGCTGATGAACACCCGGCCGTACCAGGAGGAGGCCCTCGAGCGGACGAGGCTGTGGGCGCAGCGGTGTCTGGCCGAGCACAAGCGGCTGACCGAGGCGCGGGCGGGTAAGCCCTACCAGCAGCTCTTCGGGGTGATTCAGGGCGCCCAGTACGAGGACCTGCGCAGGAAGGCGGCCCGCGACCTGGGGTCGATGGAGGTCGATGGCCAGCGCTTTGACGGCTTTGGGATCGGGGGCGCCCTGGAGAAGGAGAACCTGTCCACGATCACGGCCTGGGTGAGCGAGGAGCTGCCGGAGGACCGGGCGCGCCACATGCTCGGCATCTCCGAGCCGGACGACTTTTTCGCGTGCATCGAGTCGGGGGCGGACACCTTCGACTGCGTCAACCCCTCACGCGTGGCCCGCAACGCGGCGATCTACGCCCCCACTGGCCGCTTCAACGTCACCCGCGCCGAGTTCAAGCGAGACTTCGGCCCCCTCGTGGAGGGGTGTACGTGCTACACGTGCCAGAACTACACGCGGGCCTACATCCACCACCTGTTCAAGGCGAAGGAGATGCTCTCGGCCACGCTGTGTACGATCCACAACGAGCACTTCACCGTACACCTGGTCGACCAGATTCGTGCCTCGATCGTGGAGGGAACC
- a CDS encoding queuosine precursor transporter codes for MTAPDPTATAHSSSASAYAGVRRGFYDYFAVFFVAFLLLSNIGATKLVEIGPLTFDGGAILFPLTYIIGDVLSEVYGFKAARRTIFMGFVVSFLASLTFWAVIQLPAHPDYTSQAAFEEVLGVVWRFVFASLAGYLAGQLLNAKVLTAIKDRWGEEHMWARLIGSTLVGEAADTAIFCVVAWAGVAGWATIANLAVVGFLYKVSVEVVFLPITYVVINLIKKYEPNYRK; via the coding sequence ATGACTGCCCCCGACCCCACCGCGACCGCCCATTCGAGCTCTGCGAGCGCATACGCCGGCGTCCGCCGCGGCTTCTACGACTACTTCGCGGTCTTCTTCGTTGCCTTCCTGCTGCTGTCGAACATCGGCGCCACGAAGCTGGTGGAGATCGGCCCGCTCACCTTCGACGGCGGAGCGATCCTCTTCCCGCTGACCTACATCATCGGCGACGTCCTGTCGGAGGTCTACGGCTTTAAGGCCGCCCGGCGCACGATCTTCATGGGGTTCGTGGTCTCCTTCCTCGCCTCGCTCACGTTCTGGGCCGTGATCCAGTTGCCCGCCCACCCCGACTACACGAGCCAAGCCGCCTTCGAGGAGGTCCTGGGCGTGGTGTGGCGCTTCGTCTTCGCCTCACTCGCCGGCTATCTGGCCGGCCAGCTGCTGAACGCCAAGGTCCTCACCGCGATCAAGGACCGCTGGGGCGAAGAGCATATGTGGGCGCGCCTGATCGGCTCCACCCTGGTGGGCGAGGCGGCGGACACGGCCATCTTCTGTGTGGTGGCGTGGGCCGGCGTCGCCGGCTGGGCGACCATCGCGAACCTCGCCGTCGTCGGCTTCCTGTACAAGGTGTCGGTGGAGGTCGTCTTCCTGCCCATCACCTACGTCGTCATTAACCTCATCAAGAAGTACGAACCGAATTACCGAAAGTAA